One region of Aquamicrobium lusatiense genomic DNA includes:
- a CDS encoding dimethylsulfonioproprionate lyase family protein: MPAERPPELARFLDALKSGLAQVKAGEPRSMLERVFTKLESCAPPRESGPEKLPVCEQLAPVLLQLNQPGQALTGLAHSLIELAPELRWSERPGPAPGANDLFHGGHANAMIIGPGGIENRRDLWIGISLLAPGVRYPDHNHAPPEIYLVLTPGRFMQGTGNWFSPGTGGSFYNPPGILHAMAAKDAQPLVALWVLDVS, from the coding sequence ATGCCCGCAGAACGCCCACCGGAGTTGGCCAGATTTCTGGACGCCCTGAAGTCCGGGTTGGCACAGGTAAAGGCTGGTGAGCCCCGCTCCATGTTGGAACGGGTCTTTACAAAGCTTGAAAGCTGCGCGCCGCCCAGAGAAAGCGGCCCTGAAAAACTGCCTGTTTGTGAGCAGCTCGCTCCTGTCCTGCTGCAACTGAACCAGCCAGGACAGGCATTGACAGGGCTGGCTCACAGCCTGATCGAGCTTGCGCCTGAGTTGCGCTGGTCAGAGCGCCCCGGACCAGCGCCCGGCGCCAACGATCTTTTCCATGGCGGACATGCCAACGCGATGATCATCGGTCCGGGCGGGATCGAAAATCGCCGCGATTTATGGATCGGCATTTCCCTTCTGGCCCCGGGCGTACGCTACCCTGACCACAATCACGCACCGCCGGAAATTTATCTCGTTTTGACTCCGGGGCGGTTTATGCAAGGAACCGGAAACTGGTTTTCGCCGGGCACAGGCGGCAGCTTTTACAATCCTCCGGGAATATTGCATGCAATGGCAGCAAAAGACGCGCAGCCTCTGGTTGCCTTGTGGGTACTCGACGTAAGCTGA
- the ggt gene encoding gamma-glutamyltransferase, giving the protein MASTNSNPSTTFACEKGPVTGTRGVAVTNHPLASAAAMEIFAAGGNAFDATVASLFALTVVEPMMVGIFGGGTSVVHLAGGDVHVYDGLATAPASTRPDSYTPVADSWPDYMETRGRENRVGPRAIAVPGNLIAWCEMAQEHGRLPLEQLLEPAIRHAEKGFLLSPYLATCIAEIAPDLLLDPAIAAIFMPGGLPLKAGDRLAQKDYAQTLRAIAEGGPAALLQGETGEKLRAFLNDSGTWVTEEDIRNYRVIRRDPVVGTYRGHEIIGPPPPCSGGVQTLQVLNLLEPTDVAASGFGTEATLHRLIEALKIAAADRLAVTADPAFVEVPLERLISKGYAAERAGDIDPDKARQQAARILTNESANTTHVTIADGEGNVVCSTQTINSLFGARVIIPGTGIIPNNYMYLFDPHPGKALSLAPGKRITSGITALIVRRDGKPAFALGLPGAHRIPASAMQGVINLIDHGMSLQEAVEAPRIFTWGQEVEVETGFPEATRQALADKGHTISPVDHVAGGMGAIRFHENGVMEGASCWRADGVPMAAGGGTARANTSFWPDPRRGRVY; this is encoded by the coding sequence GTGGCCAGCACCAACAGCAATCCGAGCACGACCTTTGCCTGTGAAAAGGGGCCTGTTACCGGAACCCGCGGAGTTGCCGTAACCAACCATCCGCTTGCTTCGGCCGCGGCTATGGAGATTTTCGCGGCCGGTGGGAATGCTTTCGACGCCACCGTGGCTTCTCTTTTCGCCCTGACTGTCGTCGAGCCGATGATGGTGGGAATTTTCGGTGGCGGCACGTCAGTCGTGCATTTGGCGGGTGGCGATGTGCACGTCTATGATGGTCTCGCCACGGCGCCCGCTTCGACACGTCCCGACAGCTATACGCCTGTCGCCGACAGCTGGCCGGACTACATGGAAACCAGGGGCCGTGAAAACCGTGTCGGCCCACGCGCCATCGCAGTTCCCGGCAACCTGATTGCCTGGTGCGAGATGGCGCAAGAACATGGTCGTCTGCCTCTGGAACAATTGCTTGAGCCTGCGATCCGGCATGCAGAAAAAGGCTTTCTGCTTTCGCCATATCTGGCAACTTGTATTGCCGAGATCGCACCGGATTTACTGCTCGATCCTGCAATCGCGGCAATTTTCATGCCCGGTGGATTGCCATTGAAGGCTGGCGACCGGCTGGCTCAGAAGGACTATGCCCAAACGCTGCGCGCCATTGCTGAAGGCGGCCCTGCAGCTTTGCTGCAAGGTGAAACAGGCGAAAAGCTTCGTGCTTTTCTGAACGACTCAGGCACATGGGTAACCGAAGAAGATATCCGCAATTATCGTGTTATACGGCGCGATCCGGTTGTGGGTACCTATCGGGGTCATGAGATAATTGGTCCGCCGCCGCCATGTTCCGGTGGGGTCCAGACACTTCAGGTCCTGAACCTGCTGGAGCCCACGGATGTCGCAGCTTCCGGTTTCGGCACCGAGGCGACACTGCACCGGCTGATCGAGGCATTGAAGATCGCTGCCGCCGACCGGCTGGCGGTCACTGCGGATCCCGCCTTTGTCGAAGTACCGCTTGAGCGGCTGATTTCCAAAGGCTATGCGGCTGAACGCGCAGGCGATATCGATCCTGACAAAGCACGGCAGCAAGCCGCCCGCATTCTCACCAATGAATCCGCTAATACGACCCATGTGACCATCGCCGACGGCGAAGGCAACGTTGTCTGCTCGACACAGACCATCAACAGCCTGTTCGGCGCGCGGGTGATCATTCCCGGCACTGGCATCATTCCGAACAACTACATGTATCTGTTCGATCCGCATCCCGGAAAAGCGCTTTCGCTGGCTCCCGGCAAGCGCATCACCAGCGGCATTACCGCCCTGATCGTGCGGCGGGATGGCAAACCTGCCTTTGCCCTCGGTCTGCCGGGCGCACATCGTATTCCGGCTTCGGCGATGCAAGGCGTCATCAATCTTATCGACCATGGCATGAGCTTGCAGGAAGCGGTTGAAGCACCGCGCATCTTCACATGGGGGCAGGAGGTCGAGGTCGAGACCGGGTTTCCAGAAGCGACCAGACAGGCGCTGGCTGACAAAGGCCACACGATCAGCCCCGTCGATCACGTCGCCGGAGGCATGGGAGCAATCCGCTTCCACGAAAATGGTGTCATGGAAGGGGCCTCTTGCTGGCGTGCTGATGGCGTGCCGATGGCGGCCGGGGGAGGAACAGCACGTGCCAATACTTCTTTCTGGCCCGACCCGCGTCGTGGACGCGTCTATTGA
- a CDS encoding FAD-binding oxidoreductase, which produces MDSEIKDFIAASTLLFIASRNEQGALDVSPRGGQPSVLSVTEGGELLLPDYRGNRRLDTISNLLSNPEIALIIVNRGTERFLRIHGKGRVSFEEEHLAAFPSDESLPISVLVLTPEHCEFVTSSAFENGGLWPERRRRQAPLDLSAIVRSDKAAQARAGFRPVPRNPDEELLLAEHGIRDIYGMSSEGVQTKVGEIAGPGALEFMGEARFIVFAHEDAQGRMRIDLTGEAPLEVLPFHNRQAYRLHLPPETETVSDGKSALLSIAAGRSEILRVNGNVENEEDLSAHAVRIFPEEVFFHCPAALNRSRIWQDDRRVFWVGRRRFFCAERRQENPDVVSFVLRPVDRAPVGPFQPGQYVTVSLPHDPEPVPRQRCYSVSGRPDDNSLRISVRRIAGGGVSQLLHDTVQEGTEVLLGIPAGRFTFESVPGRRVALISAGVGITPLLPMLERLAGEESEREIWFLHAARDAKHHLFREEVCALAALAGQRSIRLFTAYSQANEGDICDHHGRIDGQLLATLVPVAETDFYICGPDTFMHELCEQLVGLGAVPDALRWEKFETSAGAGFDLSGYSAAEGCEVTFARSGKSVKWTPADQSLLDLALAQKVKVSYSCRVGDCQSCLQRVIEGAVDYPMGDMPVLAQGQVLLCQAIPRGKLVIDC; this is translated from the coding sequence ATGGACAGCGAGATCAAAGATTTCATTGCGGCTTCGACGCTTCTGTTCATTGCATCACGCAATGAACAGGGAGCACTGGACGTGTCGCCGCGCGGCGGTCAGCCCAGCGTCCTCAGCGTCACCGAAGGCGGAGAATTGCTTCTGCCCGACTACAGGGGAAACAGGAGGCTCGACACGATCAGCAATTTACTGAGCAACCCTGAAATAGCGCTGATAATCGTCAATCGTGGAACAGAGCGGTTTTTGCGCATTCACGGCAAAGGCCGTGTTTCCTTCGAGGAAGAGCATCTTGCAGCCTTTCCTTCAGATGAAAGCCTGCCGATCAGCGTGCTGGTGCTGACTCCGGAACATTGTGAATTTGTAACATCCTCAGCCTTTGAAAATGGTGGCTTGTGGCCGGAAAGACGCAGGCGGCAAGCCCCGCTTGATCTGAGCGCTATTGTACGCAGCGACAAGGCAGCACAGGCGCGGGCCGGTTTCAGGCCGGTCCCCAGAAATCCGGACGAAGAACTCCTGCTTGCCGAACACGGTATTCGCGACATCTATGGCATGTCCAGCGAAGGGGTACAGACCAAGGTTGGTGAAATTGCCGGCCCCGGCGCGCTCGAATTCATGGGCGAGGCCCGCTTCATCGTTTTTGCGCACGAAGATGCACAAGGGCGCATGCGTATTGACCTGACCGGTGAGGCGCCACTTGAAGTTTTGCCATTCCATAATCGTCAGGCCTATCGCCTGCATCTCCCGCCCGAAACGGAAACCGTTTCCGACGGAAAGAGTGCGCTGCTTTCCATTGCTGCTGGACGCAGCGAGATTTTACGCGTCAACGGAAATGTCGAGAATGAAGAAGATCTGTCCGCCCATGCCGTAAGGATTTTTCCCGAGGAAGTGTTTTTCCATTGTCCGGCCGCTTTGAACCGCTCACGCATCTGGCAAGATGACCGGCGGGTTTTCTGGGTGGGAAGGCGGCGTTTCTTCTGTGCTGAGCGCCGCCAGGAAAATCCGGATGTGGTGTCTTTCGTCCTGCGCCCGGTGGACCGCGCTCCGGTCGGTCCATTTCAGCCGGGTCAATATGTTACCGTCTCTCTGCCACATGACCCGGAGCCGGTGCCAAGACAACGTTGCTATTCTGTGTCGGGAAGACCGGATGACAACAGCCTGCGTATCAGCGTAAGGCGTATTGCCGGTGGCGGTGTATCGCAGTTGCTGCACGATACCGTCCAAGAGGGAACCGAAGTCCTGTTGGGTATACCAGCCGGGCGCTTCACATTCGAAAGTGTACCCGGCCGGCGCGTGGCGCTCATCAGCGCCGGTGTTGGTATTACGCCTCTTCTGCCCATGCTGGAGCGACTGGCTGGTGAGGAAAGCGAGCGCGAAATCTGGTTTCTTCATGCTGCGCGCGATGCAAAACACCATCTTTTCCGTGAAGAAGTATGCGCTTTGGCGGCACTTGCCGGCCAGAGATCCATCAGGCTTTTTACGGCTTATTCGCAGGCAAATGAAGGAGATATCTGTGATCATCACGGACGGATCGATGGTCAGTTACTTGCGACGCTGGTGCCGGTAGCAGAAACGGATTTCTATATCTGCGGGCCAGATACCTTCATGCATGAATTGTGCGAACAACTTGTCGGGCTGGGTGCGGTTCCTGATGCACTGCGATGGGAAAAGTTCGAGACCTCCGCAGGAGCAGGTTTTGATCTTTCGGGATATAGCGCAGCTGAGGGATGCGAAGTTACATTCGCCCGTTCCGGCAAATCAGTGAAATGGACCCCCGCCGACCAATCGCTGCTTGATCTGGCACTGGCCCAGAAAGTGAAGGTTTCTTATTCCTGTCGGGTTGGCGATTGTCAGTCCTGTCTGCAGCGCGTGATCGAAGGAGCGGTGGATTATCCAATGGGCGACATGCCCGTGCTTGCCCAGGGGCAGGTGCTGCTTTGTCAGGCCATTCCACGCGGCAAGCTGGTCATCGACTGCTGA
- a CDS encoding ABC transporter permease: MLRLVLIRMLSAVPVMLIVALIVFTLLRLSPGDPATILAGDAATPETIAELRNELGLDQSLPIQFVTWIGGVATGDFGQSILSRMPVLTLIFDRLEATLVLAVTAIILTVVVAVPLGALAAWRLNSWVDRAVMAMSVAGFSIPAFVIGYILMLFFSVKWELLPVQGYVSPFVDLSAAIRHLILPSLTLALVFMALIARVTRSSLLEVLNQDFVRTARAKGNPGRRVLWSHALPNAAVPIITVIGLGIAMLITGVVVTESVFNIPGIGRLTIDAILARDYPVVQGLMLFFALIYVGVNLLIDIAYIIVDPRIRY, encoded by the coding sequence ATGCTCAGACTTGTCCTTATCCGCATGCTGTCGGCGGTGCCGGTCATGTTGATCGTGGCCCTCATTGTCTTCACATTGCTGCGGCTAAGTCCCGGCGATCCCGCCACCATTCTGGCCGGGGATGCCGCAACACCGGAGACGATAGCCGAACTACGCAATGAGCTCGGCCTTGATCAGTCGCTGCCGATCCAGTTCGTGACCTGGATCGGCGGGGTCGCCACCGGTGATTTCGGCCAGTCAATCCTGTCACGGATGCCGGTGCTGACGCTGATCTTCGACAGGCTGGAGGCAACCTTAGTTCTGGCCGTGACGGCCATAATCCTGACCGTCGTCGTGGCGGTGCCACTGGGCGCACTGGCCGCCTGGCGGCTGAACAGCTGGGTTGACCGGGCAGTGATGGCGATGTCGGTAGCGGGGTTCTCGATCCCTGCATTCGTTATCGGCTATATTCTGATGTTGTTCTTTTCCGTGAAATGGGAGCTTTTACCCGTACAGGGCTATGTCAGTCCTTTCGTTGATTTGTCGGCTGCCATTCGTCACCTCATCCTTCCTTCACTCACGCTGGCGCTGGTTTTCATGGCGTTGATTGCGAGAGTGACGCGCTCCAGCCTGCTCGAAGTGCTCAACCAGGATTTCGTGCGAACTGCCAGAGCCAAAGGAAACCCGGGCCGCAGGGTGTTATGGAGCCATGCGCTGCCGAATGCGGCGGTGCCGATAATTACGGTAATCGGCCTTGGCATCGCAATGTTGATCACCGGCGTCGTGGTGACCGAAAGCGTATTCAATATTCCCGGAATTGGTCGCCTTACCATCGATGCGATACTCGCACGCGACTATCCCGTGGTTCAGGGCCTGATGTTGTTCTTTGCGCTGATCTATGTCGGCGTGAACCTGCTGATCGACATAGCATATATCATTGTCGATCCGCGGATCCGCTATTGA
- a CDS encoding ABC transporter ATP-binding protein: MNSSKKAVVTIQDLSVRLPAGLDRELAVENVSLTIAQREILCVVGESGSGKSVTASVIMGLLPRDVLRIASGSVLLEGEEIINAPEARLNELRGNRMAMIFQEPLTALNPVMQIGRQIAEVLMLHRPELSKSAIRKRVIELMGDVHLPVPEEMYSRYPHQISGGQRQRVMIAMALAMEPALIIADEPTTALDVTTQAQILHLFRELLTKHDSAVMLITHDFGVVAEVADRVMVMRKGKVVEAGPAAQVLKQPEHPYTRELIGAVPQLNYLPPVEQNKEPALEVDDICLTYRQSGWLRNATQVRAVRNVSFSLQPGETLGIVGESGSGKSTLARAVVGFERPESGRMLFRGQDLLTLPLAQMNRIRHRIQMIFQDPYSSLNPRRRIGQSMIEGPVRFGKTTVEARRQACRLLEMVGLQPSAIERFPHEFSGGQRQRICIARALALEPEIIVADEAVSALDVTVQAQVLQLFSLLRAELGFSMLFITHDLRVASNICNRIAVMSQGQIVEHGDVHKVFEHPRHEYTRKLLAAMPAAAGM; this comes from the coding sequence ATGAATTCGAGCAAGAAGGCTGTCGTCACAATCCAGGATCTGAGCGTGAGGCTGCCGGCAGGGCTCGACCGGGAGCTCGCAGTCGAGAATGTTTCGCTCACGATCGCACAGCGTGAAATTTTGTGTGTTGTAGGAGAATCCGGCTCAGGCAAGTCGGTAACCGCATCGGTCATCATGGGGCTCCTGCCCCGGGATGTGCTGCGCATAGCCTCGGGCAGTGTTCTGCTTGAAGGTGAGGAGATTATCAACGCTCCCGAGGCACGACTGAACGAGTTGCGCGGCAATCGCATGGCAATGATCTTTCAGGAGCCTTTGACCGCGCTTAATCCGGTAATGCAGATCGGCCGGCAGATTGCCGAAGTTCTGATGCTTCACCGGCCAGAACTCAGCAAGTCAGCCATCCGCAAGCGCGTGATCGAATTGATGGGGGACGTCCATCTGCCTGTGCCGGAAGAGATGTACAGCCGCTATCCACACCAGATTTCGGGCGGACAGCGCCAGCGGGTGATGATCGCGATGGCGCTGGCGATGGAGCCCGCATTAATTATCGCGGACGAGCCGACGACCGCACTCGACGTCACCACACAGGCACAGATCCTGCACCTGTTTCGTGAGCTCCTCACCAAGCACGACAGTGCCGTTATGCTGATTACGCATGATTTCGGAGTTGTGGCTGAAGTCGCCGACCGGGTCATGGTGATGCGTAAGGGCAAGGTAGTCGAGGCTGGTCCCGCCGCGCAGGTGCTGAAGCAACCTGAACATCCTTACACCCGCGAACTGATCGGCGCCGTACCGCAGCTTAACTATCTGCCGCCGGTAGAACAAAATAAAGAACCAGCCCTTGAAGTCGATGATATTTGCCTGACTTATCGGCAGTCGGGCTGGTTGCGAAACGCAACGCAGGTTCGGGCGGTTCGGAATGTAAGTTTTAGCCTTCAGCCCGGAGAAACGCTGGGTATCGTTGGAGAATCCGGTTCAGGCAAAAGTACGCTCGCACGAGCGGTCGTTGGATTCGAGCGACCGGAATCAGGACGGATGCTGTTTCGCGGGCAGGATCTTCTGACCCTTCCCCTGGCACAGATGAATCGTATTAGGCATCGGATCCAGATGATTTTTCAGGATCCTTACAGCTCGCTCAACCCGCGCCGCCGCATCGGCCAATCAATGATCGAGGGACCGGTTCGCTTCGGGAAGACGACAGTGGAAGCACGCCGGCAGGCCTGTCGACTACTGGAAATGGTGGGATTGCAACCCTCGGCAATCGAGCGCTTTCCCCATGAGTTTTCCGGCGGCCAGCGACAGCGTATCTGCATCGCCCGTGCTTTGGCGCTGGAGCCGGAAATCATCGTTGCAGACGAAGCGGTCTCCGCCCTTGATGTGACGGTCCAGGCCCAGGTGCTTCAGCTTTTTTCCCTGTTACGCGCCGAGCTCGGCTTCTCCATGCTCTTCATCACACATGATCTGCGGGTGGCGTCAAATATCTGCAATCGCATTGCGGTGATGAGCCAGGGACAGATCGTCGAGCACGGAGATGTGCATAAAGTATTCGAACACCCCAGGCACGAATACACCCGCAAACTTCTGGCCGCGATGCCGGCTGCGGCTGGAATGTGA
- a CDS encoding helix-turn-helix transcriptional regulator: MSQMVQVATGRFCALRSDFISADLTSASTIRDAGNLLQGADDPVIGRLSWHERGISGRTHSHPRAQLVQALAAPAEIRCAGRVWAIGPGEAVWLPGGLEHSVSARQAQLFHSVYIRPDLARGLPDYSAVVSVDHFVSGLIERLTQTPHLARDAELYAHLAPLLLHELVRLLQGDPDLPLPLDLRARRICQSLLANPGDRRTLADWAIQTGASRRLLERLFRAETGIGFIEWRQACRVRAATPLLVAGQPVQQVAWKMGYDSPSAFTAMYRRATGITPASVKHRRS, translated from the coding sequence ATGTCTCAGATGGTGCAGGTTGCAACCGGAAGGTTTTGTGCATTGCGTTCTGATTTCATATCCGCGGATCTGACATCAGCATCGACCATACGGGATGCTGGAAATCTTCTGCAGGGAGCGGACGATCCGGTCATTGGCCGTCTTTCGTGGCACGAGCGCGGCATCAGCGGACGCACGCACAGCCACCCTCGCGCGCAACTGGTGCAGGCGCTTGCAGCTCCTGCCGAAATACGTTGTGCTGGTCGGGTGTGGGCCATTGGCCCCGGGGAGGCAGTCTGGTTGCCTGGTGGACTTGAACATAGTGTTTCGGCCCGACAGGCACAGTTGTTTCATTCGGTCTATATAAGGCCGGATCTCGCACGCGGACTGCCGGATTACAGTGCGGTCGTGTCAGTTGACCATTTCGTAAGCGGATTGATCGAGCGTCTTACACAAACTCCTCACCTTGCACGTGATGCAGAGCTTTATGCCCACCTTGCCCCGTTACTTCTGCATGAACTGGTACGCCTGCTTCAGGGTGACCCGGATCTTCCACTACCTTTGGATCTGCGCGCACGGCGCATTTGTCAGAGCTTGCTCGCCAATCCCGGCGACCGACGCACCCTTGCCGACTGGGCCATTCAGACGGGAGCCAGCCGCCGACTGCTTGAGCGGCTGTTCCGGGCGGAAACAGGCATCGGATTTATCGAGTGGCGACAGGCGTGCAGGGTGCGGGCCGCTACGCCTTTGCTTGTAGCTGGCCAACCTGTGCAGCAGGTGGCGTGGAAAATGGGCTATGACAGCCCGAGCGCGTTCACGGCCATGTATCGTCGGGCAACCGGCATCACTCCGGCTTCAGTGAAGCATAGGAGAAGCTGA
- a CDS encoding ABC transporter permease: MSFQTTETAGRRNTKAFFVLWHNKLAFLCIAILLVIIITSLIAPWLVDGSVTQIRPRMRLQAPSELALFGTDAMGRDVFGLTLQGTKTSLLVGLLTAIAAGVLGTIIGLVTGYFRRVDGVMMRVMDAIMAIPNILFAVAVVSLLGASVTTIVSALAFNEIPRVVRLVRSVVLSVREEPYVKAALGMSIPTPLILIRHILPNCIAPLTVQITYIFAAAILSEAVLGFLGVGFPQGTPTWGNVLAEGRAVFSRAPWTIIAPGLMLALTVMAVNLLGDNLRDRLDPRLSRTMRVSS; the protein is encoded by the coding sequence ATGAGTTTCCAAACAACCGAGACTGCCGGACGCAGAAACACAAAAGCCTTCTTCGTATTATGGCATAACAAGCTGGCTTTTCTGTGCATCGCAATCCTGCTTGTCATCATCATCACATCATTGATTGCTCCATGGCTGGTTGACGGCAGCGTCACCCAGATCCGGCCGCGCATGCGATTGCAGGCACCGTCGGAACTGGCGCTGTTCGGCACCGATGCCATGGGACGCGATGTCTTCGGCCTGACGCTTCAGGGCACCAAGACCTCGCTTCTGGTCGGTCTTCTCACCGCGATAGCCGCCGGCGTTCTTGGAACGATCATCGGACTTGTCACCGGCTATTTCCGCCGCGTCGATGGCGTGATGATGCGCGTCATGGACGCCATCATGGCTATCCCCAATATTCTCTTTGCCGTGGCCGTGGTCTCACTGCTGGGCGCTTCAGTGACGACTATCGTTTCTGCGCTGGCCTTTAACGAGATTCCGCGCGTCGTAAGGCTGGTGCGCTCCGTCGTACTGAGCGTTCGCGAAGAGCCTTATGTAAAAGCTGCTCTGGGTATGTCGATCCCGACGCCGCTCATCCTGATACGGCATATCCTGCCTAACTGTATCGCCCCGCTGACGGTGCAGATCACCTACATCTTTGCAGCCGCTATCCTGTCGGAGGCCGTGCTTGGGTTTCTCGGTGTCGGCTTTCCGCAAGGCACGCCTACCTGGGGCAATGTTCTGGCAGAAGGCCGGGCAGTGTTTTCCCGCGCACCATGGACCATTATCGCACCAGGGCTGATGCTGGCCCTGACGGTGATGGCCGTGAACCTTCTGGGAGACAACCTGCGTGACCGTCTCGATCCTCGGCTGTCGCGCACCATGAGAGTGTCGTCATGA
- a CDS encoding ABC transporter substrate-binding protein — MQLNRREALLFSASAMLFAATSRTVSAQVNGGTLRFAPHSALRVLDPVTTSAYITRNHGYLVYDTLFSVDSASVPQPQMVDNWEMAEDGLSWTFRLRDGLAFHDGAPVTSEDVIASIRRWWQRDVVGLRLKAATSDIVAIDDRSFRFELSGPFGVMLEALARTSSIPLFIMPRRIAELPPATMLEEVVGSGPYRFLPDEFRPGVSWSYSRNEAYVPRPEPADGLAGGKVPRVERIDTIWFPSPDTAISALLNNELDIIESVNPDRRASFDGTDVKLVRKGSPSASTIRFNWAQPPFDDVLLRRAVQKVVSQIDYLDVAVGDPDAYQECGAFFGCGTPLETDAGYGDNGLHNGDEARELVAQSGYNGEEIVIITPGDVASFSTLAPLTQQLLTSIGIKSRIETMEWSSFLERRSRTAPVSEGGWNLAHAVFDSIDLLSPLGNMNFDARGNQGYTGFVDDPETEQLKNRYQGEPDPAKQKEIAEEMQKRAHDLVFYIPLGTYYQYTAVRPEISNYVTAVLPALWSLDKA, encoded by the coding sequence ATGCAGTTGAATCGTCGTGAAGCCTTGTTGTTTTCGGCCAGTGCAATGTTGTTTGCGGCCACCAGCCGCACCGTATCGGCACAGGTAAACGGAGGCACATTGCGGTTTGCCCCTCACTCTGCGTTGCGCGTGCTCGATCCCGTAACCACCAGCGCCTATATCACCCGCAATCACGGCTACCTTGTCTATGATACTCTGTTTTCCGTTGATTCCGCCTCGGTTCCTCAGCCGCAGATGGTCGACAACTGGGAAATGGCCGAAGATGGTCTGAGCTGGACTTTCCGGTTGCGCGACGGGCTTGCCTTCCATGATGGCGCCCCGGTCACCTCGGAAGACGTGATTGCCTCAATCAGACGCTGGTGGCAAAGAGATGTTGTTGGTTTGCGCCTGAAGGCCGCGACCAGCGATATCGTCGCCATCGATGATCGCAGCTTTCGCTTCGAACTGTCCGGGCCATTTGGTGTGATGCTGGAAGCACTGGCGCGCACAAGTTCAATCCCGCTTTTCATCATGCCAAGGCGCATTGCAGAGTTGCCGCCAGCCACCATGCTGGAAGAAGTTGTGGGCTCCGGCCCCTATCGCTTTCTGCCCGATGAATTCCGGCCCGGCGTCAGCTGGTCCTATAGCCGCAACGAAGCGTATGTGCCCCGCCCGGAACCGGCCGATGGCCTGGCTGGCGGCAAGGTGCCGCGCGTCGAACGCATCGATACGATCTGGTTCCCCAGCCCGGACACGGCAATCAGCGCCCTGCTGAACAATGAGCTCGATATCATTGAATCGGTCAATCCGGATCGCAGGGCTTCATTCGATGGCACCGATGTGAAACTGGTACGCAAGGGCAGCCCGAGTGCTTCCACTATTCGCTTCAACTGGGCACAGCCGCCATTCGATGACGTCCTGTTGCGACGCGCCGTACAAAAGGTTGTATCCCAGATCGATTATCTCGATGTCGCCGTGGGCGATCCCGATGCCTATCAAGAGTGCGGTGCCTTTTTTGGCTGCGGTACGCCGCTTGAAACCGATGCCGGCTACGGCGACAACGGATTGCATAACGGCGACGAAGCCAGGGAACTGGTTGCCCAGTCCGGTTACAATGGCGAAGAGATCGTCATTATCACGCCCGGCGACGTTGCGTCATTTTCCACTCTGGCGCCGCTTACGCAGCAACTCCTGACGTCTATCGGTATCAAAAGCCGGATCGAGACGATGGAATGGTCCTCTTTTCTCGAACGCCGCTCCCGAACTGCTCCGGTGTCCGAAGGCGGCTGGAACCTTGCCCATGCTGTCTTTGACAGCATCGACCTTTTGTCGCCGCTGGGGAACATGAATTTCGATGCGCGCGGCAATCAAGGCTATACGGGCTTCGTCGACGACCCCGAAACCGAACAGCTGAAGAATCGATACCAGGGCGAACCCGATCCCGCAAAACAGAAAGAGATTGCGGAAGAAATGCAGAAACGAGCCCATGATCTCGTTTTCTACATACCGCTCGGTACCTACTATCAATATACAGCAGTGCGCCCTGAAATCAGCAATTACGTAACTGCTGTTCTTCCGGCATTGTGGTCTCTGGATAAGGCCTGA